The Dehalogenimonas lykanthroporepellens BL-DC-9 genome includes a window with the following:
- a CDS encoding two component transcriptional regulator, winged helix family (KEGG: det:DET0135 DNA-binding response regulator~PFAM: response regulator receiver; transcriptional regulator domain protein~SMART: response regulator receiver), whose product MAKIAVVEDDRNLADLLKYNLSREGFSVVTATDGSAGLALIRREKPDIIISDVMMPGMDGFELTRTLRTETTAPVLLLTARSEEIDKVLGLEMGADDYLSKPFSMRELVARVKAMLRRLEMTAGTEAGIPAGLTLRLGGLELDAERHRLTVGGQEVELSPREFDLLAYLMNNRGRVFSRQSLVDRVWGYDYPGDERTVDVHVRWLRQKIETDPARPHHLVTVRGVGYKFEE is encoded by the coding sequence ATGGCCAAGATAGCCGTTGTGGAAGATGACCGTAACCTGGCCGACCTGCTGAAGTACAACCTCAGCCGGGAGGGCTTCAGCGTTGTAACCGCTACCGACGGTAGCGCCGGACTGGCGCTGATTCGCCGGGAGAAACCGGACATCATCATCAGCGACGTCATGATGCCGGGAATGGACGGATTTGAGTTGACCCGGACGCTGAGGACGGAAACGACGGCACCGGTACTGCTCCTGACCGCCCGCAGTGAGGAAATCGATAAGGTGCTGGGACTGGAAATGGGCGCCGATGACTACCTGTCCAAGCCGTTTTCCATGCGGGAATTGGTGGCCCGGGTCAAGGCCATGCTGAGACGGCTGGAAATGACCGCCGGGACGGAAGCCGGAATACCGGCCGGATTAACGCTCCGGCTGGGCGGGTTGGAACTGGATGCCGAACGTCACCGGTTGACGGTTGGCGGCCAAGAGGTGGAACTGTCGCCCCGTGAATTTGACCTGCTGGCCTACCTGATGAATAACCGCGGCCGGGTGTTTTCCCGCCAGTCGCTGGTGGACCGGGTGTGGGGTTACGACTATCCGGGCGACGAACGGACGGTGGACGTCCATGTCCGCTGGCTGAGACAAAAAATAGAGACCGACCCGGCGCGGCCGCACCACCTGGTGACGGTGCGAGGCGTCGGTTACAAGTTCGAGGAATAA
- a CDS encoding multi-sensor signal transduction histidine kinase (TIGRFAM: PAS sensor protein~PFAM: ATP-binding region ATPase domain protein; histidine kinase A domain protein; PAS fold domain protein; histidine kinase HAMP region domain protein~KEGG: det:DET0136 sensory box sensor histidine kinase~SMART: ATP-binding region ATPase domain protein; histidine kinase A domain protein; PAS domain containing protein), whose protein sequence is MTEQLLRRLMVTSVITIAVAIFITGLVRGFSVTLLIAGIAAAVAVAVTIYLMVPSTTDDEAEIELALKRLGGGEAPEKVRLVAIGELADIKHAFNEMARKVGGRLKTLTAERNRMDLVLAHVGDAIFMVDKNTEITHLNDAAVRMFHLDKKEKGQTFMSAVRNHEMEEMIRKCVATGRRQEKEIESRPGRRQYSVTVTPIHNESGAVIVVRDLTNLKRLETVRRDFVANISHELRTPIASLKLLAETLKEGAMADQEVAADFLNRISVEADKMGQLVDELGELSRIESGAAPLDKRPMDAGAVMTTVVGRLQNQADRAKLTLEVATVDGLPAVRADAGRIEQVLMNLTHNAIKFTPAGGRITLTAGISEKGIEIKVTDTGAGITADDLPRIFERFYKADKARSGGGTGLGLAIAKHIVHAHGGEIRAESSPGQGTTISFTLPK, encoded by the coding sequence ATGACCGAACAACTGCTGAGACGGCTGATGGTGACCTCTGTCATCACCATCGCGGTGGCCATATTCATTACCGGACTGGTGAGAGGGTTCTCCGTGACCCTGCTTATTGCCGGCATTGCCGCCGCGGTGGCGGTAGCGGTAACCATCTACCTGATGGTGCCCTCTACCACCGACGACGAGGCTGAGATAGAGCTGGCGCTTAAGCGCCTGGGCGGGGGCGAAGCGCCGGAGAAGGTTCGGTTGGTGGCCATCGGTGAACTGGCCGACATCAAGCACGCCTTCAACGAAATGGCGCGCAAGGTGGGCGGCCGGTTGAAGACACTGACGGCCGAGCGCAATCGGATGGATCTGGTGCTGGCTCACGTCGGCGACGCCATCTTCATGGTGGACAAGAATACCGAAATTACCCACCTCAATGACGCCGCCGTCAGGATGTTCCATCTGGATAAGAAAGAAAAGGGGCAGACCTTCATGAGCGCGGTGCGCAACCATGAGATGGAGGAGATGATCCGTAAATGCGTTGCCACCGGTCGCCGCCAGGAAAAAGAGATAGAGTCCCGGCCCGGCAGACGGCAGTACAGCGTCACGGTGACGCCGATACACAACGAGAGCGGCGCCGTCATCGTGGTGCGCGATCTGACCAACCTCAAACGGCTGGAAACGGTGAGACGGGACTTCGTAGCCAATATCTCACATGAACTGCGAACGCCTATCGCCTCGTTGAAACTGCTGGCCGAAACATTGAAGGAAGGGGCCATGGCCGACCAGGAAGTGGCGGCCGATTTTCTCAACCGTATCAGCGTGGAAGCCGACAAGATGGGGCAACTGGTAGATGAACTGGGCGAGTTGTCACGCATTGAAAGCGGCGCCGCACCGCTGGACAAGCGACCGATGGACGCCGGAGCGGTGATGACCACAGTGGTCGGACGGCTTCAGAACCAGGCCGACCGCGCCAAGCTGACGCTGGAAGTGGCTACCGTGGACGGCTTGCCGGCAGTACGGGCCGACGCCGGGCGGATAGAGCAGGTGCTGATGAACCTGACCCACAACGCCATCAAGTTCACGCCGGCCGGCGGCAGGATAACGCTGACGGCGGGAATCTCCGAAAAAGGCATCGAGATAAAGGTGACCGATACCGGCGCCGGCATCACCGCCGACGACCTGCCGCGCATTTTCGAGCGGTTCTACAAGGCTGACAAGGCCAGGAGCGGCGGCGGCACCGGGCTGGGGCTGGCCATCGCCAAACATATCGTCCACGCCCACGGCGGGGAGATAAGAGCCGAGAGTTCACCGGGGCAGGGAACTACCATTTCCTTCACTTTGCCAAAGTAG
- a CDS encoding Threonine aldolase (KEGG: deg:DehalGT_0181 threonine aldolase~PFAM: aromatic amino acid beta-eliminating lyase/threonine aldolase): MNVIDLRSDTITHPTPEMRRAMFEAEVGDDVFGEDPTVNRLEALSAEMTGKEAGLYTPSGTMSNLIAVLAHTRRGDEIILGDRSHIFLNEAGGAAVFGGLSLRTVPNADDGTIELDVIEQAVRDDNIHFPPSTLLCLENTHNFCGGAPLSAEYTRAAGETARQYGLKVHLDGARLFNAAVALKVTAAELCAPTDSVCLCLSKGLSAPVGSVLCGDRDFINRARKLRKMCGGGMRQAGVIAAAGITALETMTERLSEDHANARRLAEGLSRLSGIEVEMPQTNIVLFRPGSDAGEFVNRAESAGVRLIAIDRRQARAVTHRMVTTEDIDEAVRRLAGLTGN; this comes from the coding sequence ATGAACGTCATAGACCTGAGAAGCGACACCATCACCCACCCGACGCCGGAGATGCGCCGGGCGATGTTCGAGGCCGAGGTGGGCGACGATGTCTTCGGCGAAGACCCGACGGTCAACCGCCTGGAAGCCCTGTCAGCGGAAATGACCGGCAAGGAAGCCGGCCTGTACACCCCTTCCGGCACCATGAGCAACCTGATAGCAGTGCTGGCCCATACCCGGCGCGGCGATGAGATCATACTGGGCGACCGGAGCCATATCTTCCTGAATGAGGCCGGAGGCGCGGCTGTTTTCGGCGGACTGTCGCTGAGAACGGTACCCAATGCCGACGACGGCACCATCGAGCTCGATGTCATCGAACAGGCGGTACGCGACGACAATATCCACTTTCCGCCGAGCACCCTGCTGTGCCTGGAAAATACCCACAACTTCTGCGGCGGCGCGCCGCTGTCGGCGGAATATACCCGTGCCGCCGGCGAAACGGCACGGCAGTATGGGCTGAAAGTTCACCTGGACGGGGCCCGCCTGTTCAACGCGGCTGTTGCCCTGAAGGTGACGGCCGCCGAGCTGTGCGCCCCGACCGATTCGGTTTGCCTGTGCCTGTCCAAGGGGCTGTCGGCGCCGGTGGGTTCGGTACTGTGCGGCGACCGGGACTTCATCAACCGGGCGCGAAAACTGCGCAAGATGTGCGGCGGCGGCATGCGCCAGGCCGGGGTCATCGCCGCGGCAGGCATCACCGCGCTGGAAACGATGACCGAACGATTGAGTGAAGACCACGCCAACGCGCGGCGGCTGGCCGAGGGACTGAGCCGACTGTCGGGAATAGAGGTCGAGATGCCGCAGACCAACATCGTGCTATTCCGCCCTGGCAGTGACGCCGGGGAATTCGTGAACCGGGCGGAATCTGCCGGCGTCAGGCTGATAGCCATCGACCGGCGGCAGGCGCGGGCGGTCACTCACCGGATGGTGACGACCGAAGACATCGACGAGGCAGTCCGGCGGCTGGCGGGGCTGACCGGCAACTGA
- a CDS encoding Alkaline phosphatase (KEGG: pca:Pcar_0512 alkaline phosphatase~PFAM: Alkaline phosphatase~SMART: Alkaline phosphatase): MKTKKHMFRLMVTALSVTAILLTSVTGVSAKTEIKKNDANLPKNIIVMIADGWGYNQVLSTNYYQGVNKQSYELFPVKAGMSHYEVEKSNGEPIIYGYDPVAMWSDFDYAKQNATDSASSGTAIASGEKTFSGMIGWSIDGEPIYLITELAEELGKSTGVVTSVQISHATPASFVAHNASRNNYSDIANEMILSSATDVIMGAGNPYFDNDGNELSSGNFRYIGGESTWEGLLAGTIGNDANGDGSVDYWNLIQDKDDFQSLMTGETPGRIIGIAQVATTLQQSRSGNGSADPCTVPFNDNVPTLAEMSVGALNVLDADPDGFFLMIEGGAVDWAGHDNQSGRLIEEMTDYNTAVEAVINYLKANKLWDDTLLIVTGDHETGYLWGPDSGATDNGPVWNPIVNNGAGNLPGMAWYSGDHTNQLIPFFATGKGHQLVRAYLDETDPVRGKYLDNSNIGKLMFDIWDR; this comes from the coding sequence GTGAAAACAAAAAAGCATATGTTCCGGTTGATGGTAACGGCACTGAGCGTTACCGCCATTCTGCTGACATCGGTTACCGGCGTCAGCGCCAAGACCGAAATCAAGAAAAACGACGCCAATCTGCCAAAAAATATCATTGTCATGATAGCCGACGGCTGGGGCTATAACCAGGTGCTATCCACCAACTACTACCAGGGCGTCAACAAACAAAGCTATGAACTGTTCCCGGTCAAGGCCGGCATGAGCCACTACGAAGTGGAGAAAAGCAACGGCGAACCCATCATCTACGGCTACGACCCGGTCGCCATGTGGAGCGATTTCGACTACGCCAAACAGAACGCCACCGATTCGGCCTCGTCGGGTACGGCCATCGCCTCAGGTGAAAAGACCTTCAGCGGCATGATCGGCTGGAGCATCGACGGCGAGCCGATCTACCTGATAACCGAACTGGCCGAGGAGTTGGGCAAATCTACCGGCGTAGTCACTTCGGTACAGATTTCGCACGCCACTCCGGCTTCCTTCGTGGCTCACAACGCTTCCCGCAATAACTATTCTGACATTGCCAACGAGATGATCCTATCCAGCGCCACCGACGTCATCATGGGTGCCGGCAATCCCTACTTCGATAATGACGGAAATGAGCTATCATCCGGCAATTTCAGATATATCGGCGGCGAAAGCACCTGGGAGGGGCTGTTGGCTGGCACCATCGGCAACGACGCCAACGGTGACGGTAGCGTCGATTACTGGAATCTCATCCAGGACAAGGACGACTTCCAGTCCTTAATGACCGGTGAAACCCCGGGACGGATCATCGGCATCGCCCAGGTAGCTACTACCCTGCAACAGTCCCGCTCCGGCAACGGCTCCGCCGACCCCTGCACCGTTCCTTTCAACGACAACGTACCGACGCTGGCCGAGATGTCGGTCGGCGCGCTGAACGTACTCGACGCCGACCCGGACGGCTTCTTCCTGATGATCGAGGGCGGCGCTGTCGACTGGGCCGGACACGATAACCAGTCAGGTCGGCTGATAGAGGAAATGACCGACTACAACACGGCGGTCGAGGCCGTCATCAATTACCTGAAGGCCAACAAACTCTGGGATGACACCCTGCTCATCGTAACCGGCGACCACGAAACCGGCTACCTATGGGGTCCCGATTCCGGGGCAACCGATAATGGTCCGGTCTGGAATCCAATCGTCAATAACGGCGCCGGCAATCTCCCAGGCATGGCCTGGTATTCAGGAGACCATACCAATCAGCTCATTCCTTTCTTCGCCACCGGCAAGGGACACCAGCTGGTGAGAGCCTACCTCGATGAAACCGACCCGGTACGCGGCAAATATCTGGACAATAGCAACATCGGTAAGCTGATGTTCGATATCTGGGATCGCTAA
- a CDS encoding methylglyoxal synthase (TIGRFAM: methylglyoxal synthase~KEGG: deg:DehalGT_0166 methylglyoxal synthase~PFAM: MGS domain protein), with protein MNNITLALIAHDNKKEEMLSLVRNHRERLSRLSLVATRSTGQLIQARTDLPVTLMQSGPMGGDQQIGSLVASGVVKAVIFLRDPLTVQPHEPDVTALLRLCDVHNVPLATNVASAEAVLHLIFEHGDIIKEASLRARFLTGAMSAL; from the coding sequence ATGAACAACATCACCCTGGCGCTTATCGCCCACGACAACAAGAAGGAAGAGATGCTGTCACTGGTCAGGAACCACCGCGAACGGCTGTCCCGCCTGTCGCTGGTCGCCACCCGCTCCACCGGCCAGTTGATTCAGGCGCGCACCGACCTGCCGGTGACGCTGATGCAGAGCGGCCCGATGGGTGGCGACCAGCAGATAGGTTCGCTGGTGGCCTCCGGCGTGGTTAAGGCAGTCATCTTCCTGCGCGACCCGCTGACGGTCCAGCCGCACGAACCCGATGTCACCGCCCTGCTGAGACTGTGCGACGTCCACAACGTCCCGCTGGCCACCAATGTCGCCAGCGCCGAAGCGGTACTGCACCTGATATTCGAGCATGGCGACATCATCAAGGAAGCCTCGCTCCGCGCCCGTTTCTTAACCGGGGCCATGTCAGCCCTGTAA
- a CDS encoding phosphate binding protein (KEGG: sfu:Sfum_0705 phosphate binding protein~TIGRFAM: phosphate binding protein~PFAM: extracellular solute-binding protein family 1) → MKSKRFLKWFTLPLALVLSLSLVVTGCTDGDDPDPTSTGETLSGFIDVTGSNTVTPVSSAWAEEFMDQHPAVSIAVSGPGSGAGIAAFINKTTDIAQSSRPMKDSEKQQATAAGVTVVETRVALDALSVVVNPNNPVSELTIQQLSDIYSGKITNWSQLGGNNAPIVALSRDTNSGTYAYFLEEVVQLKLTGNSDKSIQYAPAIQLLPSTEVGITQVAQNANAIFYAGMGYVDNSVKAIAVKKTADDPAVSPALATAKDGSYAIARYLYFYTDGQPTGIIKAFIDFALSPAGQAIVEEMGFVAIS, encoded by the coding sequence TTGAAATCCAAAAGATTCCTGAAATGGTTCACTCTGCCCCTGGCCCTGGTACTCTCGCTGTCGCTGGTGGTTACCGGCTGTACCGATGGCGATGACCCCGACCCGACTTCAACCGGTGAGACGCTGTCCGGCTTCATCGACGTGACCGGCTCCAACACGGTAACCCCCGTCTCCTCAGCCTGGGCCGAGGAATTCATGGACCAGCACCCGGCAGTCAGCATCGCCGTTTCCGGTCCGGGTTCCGGGGCCGGCATCGCCGCCTTCATCAACAAGACGACCGATATCGCCCAGTCCTCCCGCCCGATGAAGGATTCCGAAAAACAGCAGGCTACCGCGGCCGGCGTCACCGTGGTGGAAACCAGGGTAGCCCTGGACGCCCTGTCAGTGGTGGTCAACCCGAATAACCCGGTCAGTGAACTGACTATCCAGCAGTTGTCCGACATCTATTCCGGCAAGATAACCAACTGGAGTCAGTTGGGCGGCAACAACGCACCCATCGTGGCTCTCTCCCGCGACACCAACTCCGGCACCTACGCCTATTTCCTGGAAGAGGTGGTTCAACTGAAGCTGACCGGTAATTCGGATAAGTCCATCCAGTACGCTCCCGCCATCCAGTTACTGCCTTCGACCGAGGTCGGCATCACCCAGGTAGCCCAGAACGCCAACGCCATCTTCTACGCCGGCATGGGTTATGTGGACAACTCGGTCAAGGCCATCGCCGTCAAGAAGACCGCCGATGACCCGGCCGTCAGCCCTGCGCTGGCCACCGCCAAGGACGGCAGTTATGCCATCGCCCGTTACCTGTACTTCTACACCGACGGCCAGCCGACCGGTATCATCAAGGCCTTCATCGACTTTGCCCTGTCCCCCGCCGGCCAGGCCATCGTCGAAGAAATGGGCTTCGTCGCCATATCCTGA
- a CDS encoding thioesterase superfamily protein (PFAM: thioesterase superfamily protein~KEGG: pph:Ppha_1900 thioesterase superfamily protein), whose translation MEHHKLILPEHLNHDGFLFGGNMLKWIDEFAYITASQEFPDNRFVTVALDNVAFHHAVAGGEIIRFVVELNRLGKTSAQYHVRAFGTRRHACPETILFETRITFVSVDEAGLKRVIRRPEDKNGKE comes from the coding sequence ATGGAACATCATAAACTGATACTGCCGGAACACCTGAACCACGACGGATTTCTCTTCGGCGGCAATATGCTGAAGTGGATAGATGAGTTCGCCTATATTACCGCCTCCCAGGAATTCCCGGACAACCGGTTCGTGACGGTGGCGCTGGATAATGTGGCCTTTCACCACGCGGTAGCCGGCGGCGAGATCATCCGTTTCGTGGTGGAGCTGAACCGCCTGGGCAAGACCTCAGCCCAGTACCACGTCAGAGCCTTTGGTACCAGGCGACACGCCTGCCCGGAAACCATTTTATTCGAAACCCGCATCACCTTCGTTTCGGTGGACGAGGCGGGGTTGAAGAGGGTAATCCGGCGACCGGAGGACAAGAACGGCAAAGAATGA
- a CDS encoding phosphate ABC transporter, inner membrane subunit PstC (KEGG: dma:DMR_38870 putative phosphate ABC transporter permease protein PstC~TIGRFAM: phosphate ABC transporter, inner membrane subunit PstC~PFAM: binding-protein-dependent transport systems inner membrane component): MKVSSPLSDIRLKAKRRPLEKAIEWTIRLSGLLAIIVLLGVFVILLQQGVPALFLTNPWDFLTGSTWQPLSEPPVLEISQFFVATLWVTAVSTLLAVPVGVAAAVYLAEIAPRRVSDIVKPLVELLSGFPSVVMGFIGLTLLSPWVQTTFGLNTGLTGFTAGIMLSMMSLPVIVSVSEDALRAVPDEFRQASYGLGATKWETIWNVSLPAALSGVSAAIMLGVGRAIGETMTVLMVAGGALAVPNSPFEPMMPMTAAVASGIGNAVRGGPQYQALFAIGLILFILTFLVNLIAARVLDAQKRKFARN, translated from the coding sequence ATGAAAGTGTCATCCCCCCTAAGCGATATCCGGCTGAAGGCGAAGCGCCGGCCGCTGGAAAAAGCCATCGAATGGACCATCCGGCTGTCGGGCCTGCTGGCCATCATCGTCCTGCTGGGTGTTTTCGTCATCCTGTTGCAACAGGGAGTGCCGGCGCTGTTTCTCACCAACCCATGGGACTTTCTGACCGGCAGTACCTGGCAACCGCTGTCCGAACCGCCGGTGCTGGAAATTTCCCAGTTCTTCGTCGCCACGCTGTGGGTGACGGCGGTCTCCACCCTGCTGGCGGTACCGGTGGGAGTGGCGGCCGCGGTTTACCTGGCCGAAATCGCCCCGCGGCGGGTCAGTGATATAGTAAAACCGCTGGTGGAACTGCTCTCCGGCTTCCCCTCGGTGGTCATGGGTTTCATCGGTCTGACGCTGTTGTCGCCCTGGGTGCAGACCACCTTCGGCCTGAATACGGGGCTGACCGGTTTTACCGCCGGTATCATGCTGTCGATGATGAGCCTGCCGGTTATCGTTTCGGTGTCGGAGGACGCCCTGCGGGCGGTGCCGGACGAATTCCGCCAGGCCTCTTACGGCCTGGGCGCCACCAAGTGGGAGACCATCTGGAACGTATCTCTGCCGGCGGCTTTGTCCGGAGTTTCGGCGGCCATCATGCTGGGCGTCGGCCGGGCCATCGGCGAAACGATGACGGTGCTGATGGTAGCCGGCGGAGCGCTGGCAGTGCCGAACTCTCCTTTCGAACCGATGATGCCGATGACTGCGGCGGTGGCCTCCGGTATCGGCAACGCCGTGCGCGGCGGGCCGCAGTACCAGGCGCTGTTCGCCATCGGGCTGATACTGTTTATCCTGACATTCCTGGTAAATCTTATCGCGGCGCGCGTCCTGGACGCCCAGAAGCGCAAGTTTGCGAGGAACTGA
- a CDS encoding phosphate ABC transporter, inner membrane subunit PstA (KEGG: amt:Amet_4622 phosphate ABC transporter, inner membrane subunit PstA~TIGRFAM: phosphate ABC transporter, inner membrane subunit PstA~PFAM: binding-protein-dependent transport systems inner membrane component): MSAYIKSHVHNRRIFTQRVAVTLLATATALVVIPIIFILIYMIVNGYSVIDWAFLTEAPSRAGKEGGILPAIIGTFYLMVGTIIFALPIGVMAGIYLSEYAGDSWLTRLINLAIINLAGVPSIVFGLFGLSVFVLTLDLGMSLLAASLTLAAQALAMTITTSRESISAIPKEYREGSLAIGVSKWQTIRHAVLPEAFPGILTGAILAMSRAAGETAPILVVGAAFLVPGLPGSPFDRFMALPYHLYTVSAHVPGMPKEVMWGVALVLVAMVLFFNILVTIVRIKTRKR, from the coding sequence TTGAGCGCCTATATCAAGAGTCATGTTCACAACCGGCGCATCTTCACTCAGCGGGTGGCAGTGACCCTGCTGGCGACAGCCACGGCACTGGTGGTCATCCCCATCATCTTCATCCTGATTTACATGATAGTCAACGGGTATTCCGTCATTGACTGGGCTTTTTTGACCGAGGCCCCGTCCCGGGCCGGCAAGGAAGGCGGCATCCTGCCGGCCATCATCGGCACCTTCTACCTTATGGTGGGCACAATTATCTTCGCCCTGCCCATCGGGGTGATGGCTGGCATCTACCTGTCCGAATACGCCGGGGACAGCTGGCTGACCCGACTGATCAACCTGGCCATCATCAATCTGGCCGGCGTACCCAGCATCGTCTTCGGCCTGTTCGGTCTGTCGGTCTTCGTGCTGACACTGGACCTGGGCATGTCGCTCTTGGCGGCTTCACTGACCCTGGCGGCTCAGGCGCTGGCCATGACCATCACCACGTCACGCGAATCCATATCCGCCATACCCAAGGAGTACCGCGAAGGCAGTCTGGCCATCGGCGTTTCCAAATGGCAGACCATCCGCCACGCGGTACTGCCGGAGGCGTTCCCAGGCATCCTGACCGGCGCCATCCTGGCCATGAGCCGGGCGGCCGGCGAAACTGCGCCTATCCTGGTAGTCGGCGCCGCCTTCCTGGTGCCTGGACTGCCGGGGTCACCCTTCGACCGTTTCATGGCCCTGCCCTATCATCTGTACACCGTCTCCGCCCATGTGCCGGGGATGCCGAAGGAAGTAATGTGGGGCGTAGCCCTGGTGCTGGTGGCCATGGTGCTGTTCTTCAACATCCTGGTGACCATCGTCCGAATCAAAACCCGCAAGAGGTAA
- a CDS encoding phosphate ABC transporter, ATPase subunit (TIGRFAM: phosphate ABC transporter, ATPase subunit~PFAM: ABC transporter related~KEGG: cpy:Cphy_1666 phosphate ABC transporter, ATPase subunit~SMART: AAA ATPase), translating to MDIRPTIEITRPDTERVCTENKLRLEKVNMYYGSFQALKDISLDIPSCGITALIGPSGCGKSTALRIFNRMNDLIPIARVEGLAEFDGINIYDKSVDVVELRKRVGMVFQKPNPFPMSIFDNIAYGPRRHGIRKRQVLEEIVERSLRQAALWDEVKDKLGQSGLSISGGQQQRLCIARVLAVEPEVILMDEPCSALDPIATLKIEDLMRQLAPQYTIVIVTHNMQQAARVSDQTAFFMVDDNRSGHLVEYGPTGELFTNPRDKRTEDYITGRFG from the coding sequence ATGGATATCAGACCCACAATTGAGATAACCAGGCCGGATACCGAACGTGTCTGTACTGAGAACAAACTCCGACTGGAAAAAGTGAACATGTATTACGGCAGTTTTCAGGCGCTCAAGGATATTTCGCTGGACATCCCGTCCTGCGGCATCACCGCCCTGATCGGACCGTCAGGGTGCGGCAAATCAACCGCCCTGCGCATTTTCAACCGGATGAACGACCTCATACCCATCGCCCGGGTGGAAGGACTGGCCGAGTTCGACGGCATAAACATCTACGACAAAAGCGTCGACGTGGTGGAACTGCGCAAACGGGTGGGCATGGTCTTTCAGAAACCCAACCCCTTTCCCATGTCCATCTTCGACAATATCGCCTACGGGCCGCGGCGACACGGCATCCGTAAGCGACAGGTGCTGGAGGAGATTGTGGAGCGGAGCCTGCGCCAAGCGGCGCTGTGGGACGAGGTCAAGGATAAGCTGGGGCAGTCAGGGCTGTCCATCTCCGGCGGCCAGCAACAGCGTTTGTGTATCGCCCGGGTGCTGGCAGTGGAACCGGAAGTCATCCTGATGGATGAACCCTGCTCGGCGCTGGACCCCATCGCCACGCTGAAAATTGAAGACCTGATGCGCCAGCTGGCGCCGCAATATACCATCGTCATCGTCACTCACAACATGCAACAGGCGGCCCGGGTGTCCGACCAGACGGCTTTTTTCATGGTGGACGACAACCGCTCCGGACACCTGGTGGAATACGGCCCCACCGGCGAACTGTTCACCAACCCCCGCGACAAGCGCACCGAAGACTACATCACCGGCCGGTTCGGCTAG